A single region of the Cryptomeria japonica unplaced genomic scaffold, Sugi_1.0 HiC_scaffold_44, whole genome shotgun sequence genome encodes:
- the LOC131862538 gene encoding protein HOTHEAD-like, whose translation MEKLFLLISCLLMFTHQFCSEAATSNPEYPYSFMTADAQKAASRSYDYIVVGGGTAGCPLAATLSQHYSVLVLERGDSPYGIPDVEDFRGSPTTNPKVAQGFVSEDGVQLVRARVLGGGSAINGGVYSRASTEYIRKIKWDEKLVYESYEWVERLNAFQQYKLSTWNSATKDGLLQAGVLPYNGHTFDHLVGTKISGSIFDENGKRHTAADLLQYANPENIVVLLNATASRILFSLGSGKPKASGVEFRSNNDGLIYQISLNQLSINSEVILSAGSIGSTQLLLLSGIGPKRQLKEMNIPALLDSPFVGKQVQDNPSAAFTIVSSKPLEDSYSQLAGILGNSQNYIESGSLVQRNNGTNTQYLGVLDIKLAFPLSRGDLWLKSVDPRDNPYVRYNYYSHSLDLQRCVKGIKVMVNLSMSSSIQEFAFTDSGNSKTLQFLGIALPKNQSNDDALAKLCKEALGTFNHYHGGCQAGLVVNERYLVKGVDNLRVVDGSIYKDSPGTNPQATTMMLGRYMGIHILQERTIS comes from the exons ATGGAGAAATTATTTCTTCTGATTTCATGCCTGCTGATGTTTACACATCAATTCTGTTCAGAAGCAGCAACATCTAATCCGG AGTACCCATATTCGTTTATGACAGCAGATGCTCAAAAGGCAGCTTCAAGATCATATGATTACATTGTGGTTGGAGGAGGTACAGCGGGATGTCCCCTGGCAGCAACTCTCTCACAGCACTACTCTGTTTTAGTATTGGAGAGGGGAGACTCTCCTTACGGAATTCCCGATGTGGAGGATTTCAGAGGGTCTCCCACAACTAATCCCAAAGTAGCGCAGGGGTTTGTCTCAGAAGATGGAGTGCAGTTGGTACGGGCGAGAGTTTTAGGAGGCGGATCAGCCATCAACGGTGGAGTCTACAGCAGGGCGAGCACTGAATATATTCGGAAAATAAAGTGGGATGAGAAACTTGTATATGAGTCATATGAATGGGTAGAACGGTTGAATGCCTTCCAACAATACAAGCTTTCTACTTGGAATTCTGCTACCAAGGATGGGCTTCTTCAAGCTGGAGTTCTTCCTTACAACGGCCACACTTTCGATCATTTGGTTGGCACCAAGATCAGTGGCTCAATCTTTGACGAGAATGGAAAGAGACATACAGCCGCAGATCTACTCCAGTATGCAAATCCAGAAAATATTGTAGTTCTTCTCAATGCTACTGCCAGCAGAATACTCTTCAGTTTGGGATCAG GAAAGCCAAAGGCTAGCGGAGTGGAGTTCAGAAGCAATAATGATGGTCTCATTTATCAAATTTCACTTAACCAATTGTCAATCAATAGTGAGGTGATTTTGTCAGCAGGAAGCATAGGTAGCACTCAACTTCTCCTCTTAAGCGGAATTGGTCCAAAAAGACAACTCAAAGAAATGAATATTCCTGCTCTTTTAGATTCACCTTTTGTAGGTAAACAAGTTCAAGATAATCCTAGTGCAGCCTTTACTATAGTATCCTCGAAACCACTTGAAGATTCTTATTCACAATTAGCGGGCATTTTAGGCAATTCCCAAAATTACATCGAAAGTGGTAGCCTTGTCCAACGGAATAATGGTACAAATACACAATATTTAGGTGTTCTTGATATTAAGTTGGCATTTCCCTTATCAAGGGGTGATCTTTGGCTTAAAAGCGTAGACCCTCGAGATAACCCCTATGTTCGTTACAACTACTATTCACACTCTCTTGATCTACAAAGATGTGTGAAAGGTATAAAAGTAATGGTTAATCTGAGTATGTCATCTTCTATCCAAGAGTTTGCATTTACTGATAGTGGAAATTCCAAAACACTCCAATTCCTTGGAATAGCATTACCAAAGAATCAATCAAATGATGATGCCTTGGCGAAGCTTTGCAAAGAGGCACTAGGGACATTTAACCATTATCATGGAGGTTGTCAAGCTGGTTTAGTGGTTAATGAAAGGTATCT